In Choloepus didactylus isolate mChoDid1 chromosome 18, mChoDid1.pri, whole genome shotgun sequence, a single genomic region encodes these proteins:
- the PIGW gene encoding phosphatidylinositol-glycan biosynthesis class W protein: MSQKRMKEAFVSNLNGTSVLEITQGLCFPAFCILCRGLLIIFSQHVCYSSSHTQRTQFFIDFVFLIVPMVATVTIFSLSSSLLLEQLTGIIFGAGLFYQIYRRRTCYARMPIQKILEKFLKISLESEHIPAISCFRVINNAFSAIAILAVDFSLFPRRLAKTELYGTGAMDFGVGGFVFGTALVCPEIRRKPNMERSRFYYFTKSLYSVWPLLFLGIGRLVIIKSIDYQEHLTEYGVHWNFFFTLIVVKLVTSLLLTFFPPNKSWIVAISIIVLYQLALDFTPLKKLILYGTDGSGARVGLLNANREGIISTLGYVAIYMAGVQTGSYVLKNRLQIKALIKITCCILLAAISLFISLCIAQANIEAVSRRMANLAFCIWIVASSLILLSSLLLGDIILGFAKFLIKGALVPGSWKLIQPPVTNKKHSGSLVSEAERKGPSLCLITAMNRNQLFFFLLSNITTGLINLMMDTLNSGTLCTLFVLYLYMFTNCLIIYVLHLQDKTIKFW, from the coding sequence atgtctcAAAAACGGATGAAGGAAGCTTTTGTCAGTAACCTCAATGGAACCAGCGTGCTGGAAATCACCCAGGGCTTGTGCTTTCCTGCATTCTGTATCTTGTGCAGAGGACTCCTGATCATTTTCTCACAACACGTCTGTTATTCCTCTTCACATACCCAAAGGACTCAATTcttcattgattttgttttcctaataGTTCCAATGGTGGCCACTGTAaccattttctctttgtcttcatcTCTCCTCCTTGAGCAGCTAACTGGAATTATCTTTGGGGCAGGGCTGTTTTATCAAATATACAGAAGGAGGACTTGCTATGCCAGAATGCCTATCCAGAAAATTCTTGAAAAATTCTTGAAAATCAGTCTAGAATCAGAACACATTCCAGCCATCTCCTGTTTCCGTGTAATTAACAATGCATTTTCTGCTATTGCCATTTTGGCTGTGGACTTTTCACTTTTCCCCAGGCGACTGGCCAAAACAGAGCTGTATGGGACAGGAGCAATGGATTTTGGAGTAGGGGGCTTTGTTTTTGGGACTGCACTGGTTTGTCCAGAGATTAGGAGAAAACCTAATATGGAGCGGTCCAGATTTTATTACTTTACAAAGTCATTGTACTCTGTTTGGCCATTACTCTTCCTAGGAATAGGACGACTAGTCATTATAAAATCCATAGACTATCAGGAACATTTAACTGAGTATGGAGTTCACTGGAACTTTTTCTTTACCTTAATAGTTGTTAAACTGGTAACATCACTGCTTTtgacttttttccccccaaataaaTCCTGGATTGTGGCCATCAGCATTATTGTGTTATACCAGCTAGCCCTTGACTTTACCCCCCTGAAGAAGTTAATTTTGTATGGCACTGATGGCAGTGGCGCAAGAGTTGGTTTATTAAATGCCAACCGAGAAGGAATAATCTCAACTTTGGGGTATGTGGCAATATACATGGCTGGTGTGCAAACAGGGTCGTATGTGCTTAAGAACAGGTTACAAATCAAAGCCTTGATAAAAATAACATGTTGTATTCTACTGGCAGCTATTAGCCTCTTTATATCTCTTTGCATAGCTCAAGCAAATATAGAAGCAGTATCTCGAAGAATGGCCAATTTAGCATTCTGTATTTGGATAGTTGCTTCTAGCCTGATCCTTCTTAGTAGTTTATTACTGGGTGATATAATTTTGGGTTTTGCCAAATTTCTAATTAAAGGGGCTCTAGTACCAGGTTCTTGGAAACTTATTCAGCCACCTGTgacaaataaaaagcattcaGGATCTCTAGTCTCTGAAGCTGAAAGAAAGGGACCTAGTCTTTGTTTAATCACAGCTATGAACAGAaaccagttattttttttcttgctatcAAATATAACAACCGGCTTGATCAACCTGATGATGGACACATTAAACAGTGGTACCTTGTGTACTTTATTTGTGCTATATCTCTATATGTTTACCAACTGTTTAATTATATATGTGCTGCATTTGCAAGATAAGACTATAAAATTTTGGTGA